A section of the Drosophila subobscura isolate 14011-0131.10 chromosome A, UCBerk_Dsub_1.0, whole genome shotgun sequence genome encodes:
- the LOC117903266 gene encoding eukaryotic translation initiation factor eIF1-like, whose protein sequence is MSTIQNLNTTQEQSGDNDTQEEGLVHIRLQQRSSRRMITIVQGLSEIFDLKKIVRACRKEFLCDGTVTDEPQQGQLIKLKGDQRENICQWLIDTEICKPEQLKLH, encoded by the coding sequence ATGTCGACTATTCAGAATTTAAATACCACTCAAGAGCAATCTGGGGACAACGACACTCAAGAGGAGGGTCTGGTGCACATTCGCCTGCAGCAGCGTAGCAGCCGAAGGATGATCACCATCGTGCAGGGCCTGTCCGAGATCTTTGACCTCAAGAAGATTGTGCGCGCATGCCGGAAGGAGTTCTTGTGCGACGGCACCGTCACCGATGAACCGCAGCAGGGGCAGCTCATAAAGCTGAAGGGGGATCAGCGCGAGAACATTTGCCAGTGGCTGATCGACACGGAGATCTGCAAGCccgagcagctgaagctgcactGA